Proteins from a single region of Populus trichocarpa isolate Nisqually-1 unplaced genomic scaffold, P.trichocarpa_v4.1 scaffold_104, whole genome shotgun sequence:
- the LOC18097255 gene encoding G-type lectin S-receptor-like serine/threonine-protein kinase LECRK2, whose product MDFQLPYCFFFLVLLLLPFSGNGQAHSNISSGLFLTAASDNLPWTSPSGEFAFGFQQVGDAGYLLAIWFNKIPERTIVWSANRNDLVQGGSRVQLTRDGELVLNDQSGRTIWSPVFGGSGAAYAAMLDTGNFVLASQADANLWQSFDEPTDTLLPSQNLNSGAQLIAPYLEKNYSEGRYKFILQADGNLILYTTHYPLTTSNFAYWSTQSSIGSGYQVIFNQSGFMYLVARNGTVLNPVFSNSVSMQDLYLRATLDYDGVLRQYVYPKTASSSRSRAMAWTTLSNSIPSNICLRITGQEGGGACGFNSYCRLADDQRPSCKCLPGYTFFDPNDERKGCKKDFISQDCDHPSQEIDSFEIKEMPNTNWPFNDYEMFGLVDEDWCRQACLSDCYCAVAIFNTAGQCWMKRVPLSNGVTDPSVGGKALIKVRKGNSTAGSSAKKCDRSNLITTGSVLLGSSIFLIVLSLLGIYVFFSRWNRQQQKMIPQHRLMPDMNMQNFTYNELERATGGFTEELGRGAFGTVYKGVLANEDKPLIAVKKLDQMAGEGDREFNTEVKVIGRTNHKNLVQLIGFCNEGQHRLLVYEYMSNGSLANFLFGDSRPNWYRRMQIAFDIARGLLYLHEECSSQIIHCDIKPQNILLDKSFNARISDFGIAKLLKTDQTKTTTAIRGTKGYVAPEWFKNLPVTTKVDTYSLGILLLELVCCRKNFDIDKKEGQIVLADWAWDCLKEGKLDLLVEDDEEAAEDMKTVERFVIVAIWCLQEDPSLRPEMKKVVLMLEGAVQVSIPPNPSSFISAI is encoded by the coding sequence ATGGATTTTCAACTaccatattgttttttcttccttgttcttCTGCTGCTGCCATTTTCTGGCAATGGTCAGGCTCACAGCAACATATCTTCGGGCTTATTTCTCACTGCTGCAAGTGATAACCTTCCTTGGACTTCACCATCTGGGGAATTTGCTTTTGGATTCCAACAAGTTGGTGATGCTGGCTACCTACTTGCCATATGGTTCAACAAAATACCCGAAAGAACCATAGTCTGGTCAGCTAACAGAAATGATCTAGTTCAGGGGGGATCAAGAGTACAACTTACCAGAGATGGAGAGTTGGTTCTAAATGATCAATCAGGCAGAACAATATGGAGTCCAGTTTTTGGTGGAAGTGGAGCCGCCTATGCAGCCATGCTTGACACAGGAAACTTCGTGCTAGCAAGCCAAGCTGATGCTAATTTGTGGCAGAGTTTTGATGAACCAACAGATACCCTGTTGCCCTCACAAAATCTGAATTCGGGTGCTCAACTTATTGCTCCCTACCTGGAAAAGAATTATTCAGAAGGAAGATACAAGTTCATTCTACAAGCTGATGGGAATCTCATCTTGTACACCACACACTATCCGTTAACTACCTCGAATTTTGCTTATTGGTCAACCCAAAGTTCTATAGGTAGCGGTTATCAGGTGATCTTTAACCAGTCTGGCTTTATGTACCTTGTAGCTAGAAATGGTACTGTACTTAATCCTGTATTCTCTAATTCAGTATCAATGCAAGATCTCTACTTGAGGGCAACCCTGGACTATGATGGAGTTCTTAGGCAATATGTTTATCCAAAGACTGCTTCCAGTAGCAGAAGCAGGGCTATGGCCTGGACGACTTTGTCAAACTCCATACCATCAAATATCTGCTTGAGAATTACGGGACAAGAAGGCGGTGGAGCTTGCGGTTTCAACAGCTATTGCAGATTAGCAGATGACCAAAGACCAAGTTGCAAGTGTCTTCCTGGTTACACTTTCTTTGATCCAAATGATGAGAGGAAGGGATGCAAGAAAGATTTTATTTCACAGGATTGTGACCATCCATCGCAAGAAATAGATAGCTTTGAGATCAAGGAAATGCCTAACACAAACTGGCCGTTTAATGATTATGAAATGTTTGGTTTAGTGGACGAGGATTGGTGCAGACAGGCTTGCTTAAGTGACTGTTATTGTGCTGTTGCCATTTTTAACACTGCTGGACAATGTTGGATGAAGAGAGTCCCTCTCTCGAATGGGGTAACAGATCCAAGTGTTGGTGGAAAAGCCCTGATAAAAGTAAGGAAAGGCAACTCGACTGCAGGTTCAAGTGCAAAGAAGTGTGATAGATCGAATTTGATCACAACAGGCTCGGTGCTTTTAGGTAGCTCCATCTTTCTAATTGTTCTCTCACTGCTAGGGATCTATGTGTTCTTTTCTCGATGGAACCGACAGCAACAAAAAATGATACCGCAACACCGTCTCATGCCAGACATGAATATGCAGAATTTCACTTACAATGAGCTCGAAAGAGCTACAGGAGGATTCACGGAAGAACTTGGTAGAGGTGCCTTTGGAACTGTTTACAAAGGGGTACTAGCGAACGAAGACAAACCACTCATTGCAGTGAAGAAGTTAGATCAGATGGCCGGAGAGGGCGACAGAGAATTCAATACAGAAGTGAAAGTTATTGGAAGAACAAATCACAAGAATTTGGTTCAACTTATTGGATTCTGTAACGAAGGGCAACATCGCCTTCTGGTCTACGAATACATGAGCAATGGCTCTTTGGCCAATTTTCTCTTTGGAGATTCAAGGCCTAACTGGTACCGAAGAATGCAAATTGCTTTCGATATAGCCAGAGGGCTCCTTTACCTCCATGAAGAATGCAGCTCCCAGATAATCCATTGTGATATCAAACCTCAAAATATCCTCCTCGACAAATCTTTTAATGCAAGGATTTCTGATTTCGGAATAGCCAAGCTGCTGAAGACAGACCAAACTAAAACAACTACAGCAATCAGGGGGACCAAAGGGTATGTAGCTCCTGAATGGTTCAAGAACCTGCCTGTCACAACCAAAGTCGATACCTACAGCCTTGGCATTCTTTTGCTGGAGCTAGTTTGTTGCAGAAAGAACTTTGATATTGATAAGAAAGAAGGTCAGATAGTTCTTGCAGACTGGGCATGGGATTGCCTTAAAGAAGGAAAGTTAGACCTTTtagttgaagatgatgaagaggcAGCAGAAGACATGAAAACGGTAGAGAGGTTTGTGATTGTTGCAATTTGGTGCCTTCAAGAGGATCCATCTTTAAGACCTGAAATGAAGAAAGTTGTGCTGATGCTAGAAGGAGCTGTTCAAGTCTCTATTCCTCCTAATCCTTCATCATTTATCAGCGCAATCTAA
- the LOC18097254 gene encoding G-type lectin S-receptor-like serine/threonine-protein kinase LECRK3, whose protein sequence is MDFQLPYCFFFLVLLLLPFSGNGQAHSNISSGLFLTAASDNLPWTSPSGEFAFGFQQVGDAGYLLAIWFNKIPERTIVWSANRNDPVQGGSRVQLTRDGELVLNDQSGRTIWSPVFGGSGAAYAAMLDTGNFVLASQAGANLWQSFDEPTDTLLPTQNLNLGAQLIAPYLEKNYSDGRFKFILQADSNLGLYTTRYPTTTSNVAYWSPQSSTGSGYRVIFNQSGYMYLADQNGNTLNSVFSNSVSMQDFYLRATLDYDGVFRQYAYPKTASSSTRWAMAWTTLPNFIPSNICVVIRGPVGSGACGFNSYCILGDDQRPRCKCPPGYTFFDPNDERKGCKKNFISQDCDHPSQEIDNFMIWDMLNTNFPFTDYEDFFSVDEDWCRQACLSDCYCAVATYNSGHCWKKRGPLSNGVTDPSIGDKALMKVRKGNRTAGSSAKKSDRSILITTGSVLLGSSIFLIVLSLLGIYVFFTRWNQQKQKMVPQLHVMPEMNLQNFTYNELETATGGFKEELGRGAFGIVYRGALANEDKPLIAVKKLEKMAGEGDTEFNTEVKVIGRTNHKNLVQLVGFCNEGENRLLVYEYMSSGSLSNYIFGYTRPSWHRRMQIAFGVARGLLYLHEECSSQIIHCDIKPQNILLDESLNARISDFGLAKLLKTDQTKTTTGIRGTKGHFMVRQDPQNEALIMLHYLPSGSGWEWGICHNNGNFLTYVAPEWFKNLPVTTKVDTYSFGILLLELVCCRKNFEINAMQEHQIVLADWACDCLKEGKLNLLVEEDEEAMEDMKRVERFVMVAIWCIQEDPSLRPGMKKVVQMLEGGVQVSVPPDPSSFISTI, encoded by the exons ATGGATTTTCAACTaccatattgttttttcttccttgttcttCTGCTGCTGCCATTTTCTGGCAATGGTCAGGCTCACAGCAACATATCTTCGGGCTTATTTCTCACTGCTGCAAGTGATAACCTTCCTTGGACTTCACCATCTGGGGAATTTGCTTTTGGATTCCAACAAGTTGGTGATGCTGGCTACCTACTTGCCATATGGTTCAACAAAATACCCGAAAGAACCATAGTCTGGTCAGCTAATAGAAATGATCCAGTTCAGGGGGGATCAAGAGTACAACTTACCAGAGATGGAGAGTTGGTTCTAAATGATCAATCAGGCAGAACAATATGGAGTCCAGTTTTTGGTGGAAGTGGAGCCGCCTATGCAGCCATGCTTGACACAGGAAACTTCGTGCTAGCAAGCCAAGCTGGTGCCAATTTGTGGCAGAGTTTTGATGAACCAACAGACACACTGTTGCCCACACAAAATCTGAATTTAGGTGCTCAACTAATTGCTCCCTACCTGGAAAAGAATTATTCAGATGGAAGATTCAAGTTCATTCTACAAGCTGACAGCAATCTCGGACTGTACACAACACGTTATCCAACAACTACCTCAAATGTTGCTTATTGGTCTCCCCAAAGTTCTACTGGAAGCGGTTATAGGGTGATCTTTAACCAGTCTGGCTATATGTACCTCGCAGACCAAAATGGCAATACGCTTAATTCGGTATTCTCTAATTCAGTATCAATGCAAGATTTCTACTTGAGGGCAACCCTGGACTATGATGGAGTTTTTAGGCAATATGCTTATCCAAAGACTGCTTCCAGTAGCACAAGGTGGGCTATGGCCTGGACGACTTTGCCAAACTTCATACCCTCAAATATCTGCGTGGTAATTAGGGGACCAGTAGGCAGTGGAGCTTGCGGTTTCAACAGCTATTGCATATTAGGAGATGACCAAAGACCAAGATGCAAGTGTCCTCCTGGTTACACTTTCTTTGATCCAAATGATGAGAGGAAGGGATGCAAGAAAAACTTTATTTCACAGGATTGTGACCATCCATCGCAAGAAATAGATAACTTTATGATCTGGGATATGCTTAACACAAACTTTCCATTTACTgattatgaagattttttttcagtgGACGAGGATTGGTGCAGACAAGCTTGCTTGAGTGACTGCTATTGTGCTGTTGCCACTTATAACAGTGGACACTGTTGGAAGAAGAGAGGCCCTCTCTCGAATGGGGTAACAGATCCAAGTATTGGTGATAAAGCCCTGATGAAAGTAAGGAAAGGCAACCGGACTGCAGGTTCAAGTGCAAAGAAGAGTGATCGATCAATTTTGATCACAACAGGATCGGTGCTTTTAGGTAGCTCCATCTTTCTAATTGTTCTTTCTCTGCTAGGAATCTACGTGTTCTTTACTCGATGgaaccaacaaaaacaaaagatggtACCGCAACTCCATGTCATGCCAGAAATGAATCTGCAGAATTTTACTTACAATGAGCTGGAAACAGCTACAGGAGGATTCAAGGAAGAACTCGGTAGGGGTGCTTTTGGAATTGTTTACAGAGGGGCACTAGCCAACGAAGACAAACCGCTCATCGCagtaaagaaattagaaaagatgGCCGGGGAGGGCGACACAGAATTCAATACAGAAGTGAAAGTTATTGGCAGAACAAATCACAAGAATCTGGTTCAACTTGTTGGATTCTGTAACGAAGGGGAAAATCGCCTTCTGGTCTACGAGTACATGAGCAGTGGCTCCTTGTCAAACTACATATTTGGATATACAAGGCCTAGTTGGCACCGAAGAATGCAAATTGCTTTCGGTGTAGCCAGAGGGCTACTTTACCTCCATGAAGAATGCAGCTCCCAGATAATCCATTGTGATATCAAGCCTCAAAATATCCTCCTCGACGAATCTCTTAACGCCAGGATTTCAGATTTCGGACTAGCCAAGCTGTTGAAGACGGACCAAACCAAAACAACGACAGGAATCAGGGGGACGAAAGG gcattTTATGGTGAGACAAGATCCACAAAATGAGGCACTAATTATGCTCCACTATCTACCAAGTGGGAGTGGG TGGGAGTGGGGTATTTGCCACAATAATGGCAATTTCCTAACATATGTAGCTCCTGAATGGTTCAAGAACCTGCCTGTCACAACCAAAGTAGATACCTACAGCTTTGGCATTCTCTTGCTGGAGCTAGTTTGCTGCAGAAAGAACTTTGAGATTAATGCAATGCAAGAACATCAGATAGTTCTTGCAGACTGGGCATGTGATTGCCTTAAAGAAGGAAAGTTGAACCTTTTagtagaagaagatgaagaggcaATGGAAGACATGAAAAGGGTAGAGAGGTTTGTGATGGTTGCAATTTGGTGCATTCAGGAAGATCCATCTTTAAGACCTGGAATGAAGAAAGTTGTGCAGATGTTAGAAGGAGGTGTTCAAGTCTCTGTTCCTCCTGATCCTTCATCATTTATCAGCACAATCTAA